A window from Pseudomonas alloputida encodes these proteins:
- the glnE gene encoding bifunctional [glutamate--ammonia ligase]-adenylyl-L-tyrosine phosphorylase/[glutamate--ammonia-ligase] adenylyltransferase, whose translation MRLPLPSDLPATLQPLVTRNQQFISDAVAGHPELDLQAWSPLHRQQFDQVAAASEFVLSLAQREPAMLFALLASGELERRYAPGELRGQIAATAQAAQSEDELARNLRRARNRQQLRIIWRDITRQAELGETCRDLSDLADAAIDEAYQWLYPRHCQQFGTPIGNRSGQPQHMVVLGMGKLGAVELNLSSDIDLIFGFPEGGETEGVKRSLDNQEFFTRLGQRLIKALDPVTVDGFVFRVDMRLRPYGSAGALVLSFNALEQYYQDQGRDWERYAMIKARVVAGDQAAGAQLQEMLRPFVYRRYLDFSAIEALRTMKQLIQQEVRRKGMAENIKLGAGGIREVEFIAQAFQLIHGGRDLSLQQRPLLKVLATLEGQGYLPPAVVAELREGYEFLRYTEHAIQAIADRQTQMLPEGETDQARVAYVLGFADWQSFHDQLMYWRGRIDWHFRQVIADPDDEDGEGELVVGGEWSPLWEQAQDEEAAGRQLQEAGFKQPAEALRRLAGLRSSPQLRSMQRIGRERLDAFIPRLLAQAVEHDNPDLVLERVLPLVEAVARRSAYLVLLTENPGALRRLLTLCAASPWIAEQIALYPLLLDELLNEGRLFSPPLAPELASELRERLTRIPEDDLEQQMEALRHFKLAHSLRVAASEISGNLPLMKVSDYLTWLAEAILDQVLALAWRQTVARHGQPKRSDGSLCDPGFIIIGYGKMGGLELGHGSDLDLVFIHDGDPQAETDGAKPIDSAQFFTRLGQRIIHLLTTQTNSGQLYDVDMRLRPSGASGLLVSSLGAFERYQQNEAWTWEHQALVRARVLVGCKQVGAAFEGVRAKVLGQARDLEKLRGEVSEMRAKMRDNLGTKATAAGTAANAFDAGVPFDIKQDAGGIVDIEFMVQYAALAWSHDHPAILRWTDNIRILEELEQANLMPASDAVLLREVYKAFRSASHRQALQKEAGVIDAAQFADERREVRRIWGELGLS comes from the coding sequence ATGCGCCTACCTTTGCCCTCCGATCTGCCTGCCACCTTGCAGCCGCTGGTCACTCGCAACCAGCAGTTCATCAGCGATGCCGTGGCCGGCCACCCCGAACTCGACCTGCAGGCCTGGAGCCCGCTGCACCGGCAGCAGTTCGATCAGGTGGCTGCTGCCAGTGAATTCGTGCTCAGTTTGGCCCAGCGCGAGCCCGCCATGCTGTTCGCCCTGCTGGCCAGCGGCGAGCTGGAGCGGCGTTACGCCCCGGGTGAGCTGCGCGGGCAAATCGCCGCAACAGCCCAGGCGGCACAGAGCGAGGACGAGCTGGCGCGCAATCTGCGCCGCGCGCGCAACCGCCAGCAGCTGCGCATTATCTGGCGCGACATTACCCGTCAGGCGGAACTTGGCGAAACCTGCCGTGACCTGTCGGACCTTGCCGATGCGGCCATCGACGAAGCCTACCAATGGCTGTACCCGCGTCATTGCCAGCAATTCGGCACGCCCATCGGCAACCGCAGCGGCCAGCCGCAGCACATGGTGGTGCTGGGCATGGGCAAGCTGGGAGCGGTAGAGCTTAACCTGTCGTCGGACATCGACCTGATCTTCGGCTTCCCCGAGGGCGGTGAAACCGAAGGGGTGAAGCGCTCGCTGGACAACCAGGAGTTCTTCACGCGCCTGGGCCAAAGGCTGATCAAGGCACTGGACCCGGTTACCGTCGACGGCTTTGTGTTCCGCGTTGACATGCGCCTGCGTCCCTATGGTTCGGCGGGTGCCCTGGTGCTCAGCTTCAATGCACTGGAGCAGTACTACCAGGACCAGGGCCGTGACTGGGAACGTTACGCGATGATCAAGGCGCGGGTGGTGGCCGGCGACCAGGCGGCCGGCGCGCAGTTGCAGGAGATGCTGCGCCCGTTCGTGTACCGCCGCTACCTGGACTTTTCCGCAATCGAAGCGCTGCGCACCATGAAGCAGCTGATCCAGCAGGAAGTGCGGCGCAAGGGCATGGCCGAGAACATCAAGCTGGGTGCCGGTGGTATTCGCGAAGTAGAGTTCATCGCCCAAGCCTTCCAGCTGATCCACGGCGGGCGTGACCTCAGCCTGCAGCAGCGGCCGTTGCTCAAGGTGCTGGCCACCCTGGAAGGCCAAGGCTACCTGCCGCCAGCAGTGGTGGCCGAGTTGCGCGAGGGTTATGAGTTCCTGCGGTACACCGAGCACGCGATCCAGGCCATTGCCGACCGCCAGACGCAAATGTTGCCGGAAGGTGAGACCGATCAGGCACGCGTGGCCTACGTGCTCGGTTTTGCCGACTGGCAGAGCTTCCACGACCAGTTGATGTACTGGCGTGGCCGTATCGACTGGCATTTCCGCCAGGTCATTGCCGACCCGGATGATGAAGACGGCGAAGGCGAACTGGTGGTGGGTGGCGAGTGGTCGCCGTTGTGGGAGCAGGCGCAGGATGAAGAAGCCGCTGGCCGGCAATTGCAAGAGGCTGGCTTCAAGCAACCCGCCGAAGCCTTGAGGCGCCTGGCCGGGCTGCGTTCCAGCCCGCAGTTGCGCTCGATGCAGCGCATCGGCCGTGAGCGACTTGACGCATTCATCCCACGGCTGCTGGCCCAGGCGGTGGAGCATGACAACCCCGACCTGGTGCTGGAGCGGGTGTTGCCATTGGTCGAGGCTGTGGCAAGGCGTTCTGCCTACCTGGTACTGCTGACCGAAAACCCCGGTGCCCTGCGCCGTTTGCTGACGCTGTGCGCCGCCAGCCCGTGGATTGCCGAGCAGATTGCCCTTTACCCGCTGCTGCTCGACGAACTGCTCAATGAGGGCCGCTTGTTCAGCCCGCCCTTGGCGCCAGAACTGGCCAGCGAGCTGCGCGAGCGCCTGACGCGCATCCCCGAGGACGACCTGGAGCAGCAGATGGAGGCGCTGCGCCATTTCAAGCTGGCCCACAGCCTGCGCGTGGCCGCCTCGGAAATCAGCGGCAACCTGCCGTTGATGAAAGTCAGCGACTACCTGACCTGGCTGGCTGAAGCCATCCTCGACCAGGTGCTGGCCCTGGCCTGGCGCCAGACCGTGGCCCGCCACGGCCAACCCAAGCGCAGCGACGGCAGCCTGTGCGACCCGGGTTTCATCATTATCGGTTACGGCAAGATGGGCGGCCTGGAGCTCGGCCACGGTTCGGACCTGGACCTGGTCTTCATCCATGACGGCGATCCGCAGGCGGAAACCGACGGTGCGAAGCCTATCGACAGCGCGCAGTTCTTCACGCGTCTGGGGCAGCGCATCATCCACTTGCTGACCACCCAGACCAACTCGGGCCAACTGTACGACGTGGATATGCGCCTGCGCCCGTCCGGCGCCTCGGGCCTGCTGGTCAGCTCGCTGGGCGCCTTCGAACGCTACCAGCAGAACGAAGCCTGGACCTGGGAACACCAGGCGCTGGTACGGGCCCGTGTGCTGGTGGGTTGCAAGCAGGTGGGGGCGGCATTCGAAGGTGTGCGCGCCAAGGTACTGGGCCAGGCCCGCGACCTGGAAAAGCTGCGCGGCGAGGTGAGTGAAATGCGCGCCAAGATGCGTGACAACCTCGGTACCAAGGCGACGGCTGCCGGTACCGCGGCGAACGCCTTCGACGCCGGTGTACCCTTCGATATCAAGCAGGATGCCGGCGGTATCGTCGATATCGAATTTATGGTGCAATACGCCGCTTTGGCCTGGTCCCATGACCATCCGGCCATACTTCGATGGACCGATAACATCCGCATTCTGGAAGAGCTGGAGCAGGCGAACCTGATGCCGGCCAGTGACGCGGTGCTGTTGCGTGAAGTGTACAAAGCGTTCCGCTCGGCCTCCCACCGCCAGGCCCTGCAGAAGGAGGCCGGGGTGATCGATGCGGCACAGTTTGCCGATGAACGCCGTGAAGTGCGGCGGATCTGGGGTGAGTTGGGTTTAAGCTGA
- the rfaP gene encoding lipopolysaccharide core heptose(I) kinase RfaP: MKLILAEPFKRLWAGRDAFDAVEALQGEVYRELEGRRTLRTEVAGEGFFVKIHRGIGWGEIFKNLFTAKLPVLGAGQEWRAIQRLHEVGVPTMTAVAYGERGSNPAAQHSFIITEELAPTISLEDFSIDWVKQPPEPRLKRALIAEVAKMTGGMHRAGVNHRDCYICHFLLHTDRPVTADDFKLSVIDLHRAQTRARISRRWRDKDLAALYFSALDIGLTQRDKLRFLRGYFQRPLRQVLKDEAALLAWLERKAQKLYDRKQRYGDAL; this comes from the coding sequence ATGAAGCTGATATTGGCCGAACCCTTCAAACGCCTGTGGGCCGGGCGTGATGCCTTCGACGCCGTGGAGGCGCTGCAAGGCGAGGTCTATCGCGAGCTGGAAGGGCGCCGCACGCTGCGCACCGAAGTGGCTGGCGAGGGCTTTTTCGTCAAGATCCACCGTGGCATCGGCTGGGGCGAGATCTTCAAGAACCTGTTCACCGCCAAGTTGCCGGTGCTCGGGGCTGGCCAGGAATGGCGGGCGATCCAACGCCTGCATGAAGTGGGCGTGCCGACCATGACCGCAGTCGCCTACGGCGAGCGTGGCAGCAACCCGGCCGCGCAGCACTCGTTCATCATCACCGAAGAGCTGGCGCCGACCATCAGCCTGGAAGACTTCAGCATCGACTGGGTCAAACAGCCGCCCGAGCCGCGCCTGAAGCGTGCACTTATCGCCGAGGTGGCGAAGATGACCGGCGGCATGCACCGCGCCGGGGTCAACCACCGCGATTGCTACATCTGCCATTTCCTGTTGCACACCGACCGACCGGTGACGGCGGATGACTTCAAGCTGTCGGTGATCGACCTGCACCGCGCGCAAACCCGTGCCAGAATCAGCCGCCGCTGGCGCGACAAGGACCTGGCTGCGCTGTACTTTTCGGCCCTGGACATCGGCCTGACCCAACGCGACAAGCTGCGCTTCCTGCGTGGTTACTTCCAGCGTCCGCTGCGGCAGGTGCTGAAGGACGAAGCCGCGCTGCTCGCCTGGCTGGAGCGCAAGGCCCAGAAACTCTACGATCGCAAGCAACGCTATGGGGATGCACTCTGA
- the waaF gene encoding lipopolysaccharide heptosyltransferase II, protein MRILIIGPSWVGDMVMAQTLFQCLKQQHPDCVIDVLAPEWSRPILERMPEVRQALSFPLGHGALELATRRRIGKSLAGQYDQAILLPNSLKSALVPFFAGIPKRTGWRGEMRFGLLNDVRKLDKARYPLMIERFMALAYAPGAELPQPYPRPNLQIEAQSRDAALAKFGLELDRPVLALCPGAEFGEAKRWPAEHYAAVADAMIRQGWQVWLFGSKNDHPVGEQIRDRLIPGLREESSNLAGETSLAEAIDLMSCAHAVVSNDSGLMHVAAALNRPLVAVYGSTSPGFTPPLAEQVEVVRTGIECSPCFDRTCRFGHYNCLRLLEPGKVIAALHSLSGPDLIDTVAEVD, encoded by the coding sequence ATGAGAATACTGATCATTGGCCCCAGCTGGGTCGGCGACATGGTGATGGCGCAGACCCTGTTCCAGTGCCTGAAACAGCAGCACCCCGACTGCGTGATCGACGTGCTGGCCCCTGAATGGAGCCGGCCGATCCTCGAGCGCATGCCTGAAGTGCGCCAGGCCTTGAGCTTCCCGCTCGGCCACGGCGCGCTGGAGCTGGCCACGCGGCGGCGCATCGGCAAGTCCCTGGCCGGCCAGTACGACCAGGCCATCCTGCTGCCCAACTCGCTCAAGTCGGCGCTGGTGCCCTTTTTTGCCGGCATTCCCAAACGCACCGGCTGGCGCGGTGAAATGCGCTTCGGCCTGCTGAACGATGTGCGCAAGCTGGACAAGGCCCGCTACCCGCTGATGATCGAGCGCTTCATGGCCCTGGCTTACGCACCCGGCGCCGAGCTGCCGCAGCCATACCCGCGCCCCAACCTGCAGATCGAAGCGCAAAGCCGTGACGCCGCCCTGGCCAAGTTCGGCCTGGAACTGGACCGTCCGGTACTGGCGCTGTGCCCTGGCGCCGAGTTTGGCGAAGCCAAGCGCTGGCCGGCAGAGCACTATGCCGCTGTGGCCGATGCGATGATTCGCCAAGGCTGGCAAGTGTGGCTGTTTGGCTCGAAGAACGATCACCCGGTCGGTGAGCAGATCCGCGACCGGCTGATTCCGGGGCTCCGTGAAGAATCGTCCAACCTGGCCGGTGAGACCTCGCTGGCCGAGGCCATCGACCTGATGTCCTGCGCCCATGCCGTGGTGTCCAACGACTCCGGCCTGATGCACGTGGCCGCTGCGCTGAACCGTCCGTTGGTGGCGGTGTACGGCTCGACTTCACCCGGCTTCACCCCGCCGCTGGCCGAACAGGTGGAAGTGGTGCGCACCGGTATCGAGTGCAGCCCGTGCTTTGACCGCACCTGTCGCTTCGGCCATTACAATTGCCTGCGTCTGCTGGAACCGGGCAAAGTGATCGCCGCCCTGCACAGCCTCAGCGGGCCGGACCTGATCGATACCGTGGCCGAGGTCGACTAA
- a CDS encoding glycosyltransferase family 4 protein, with amino-acid sequence MQLAFVLYKYFPFGGLQRDFMRIALECQKRGHQIRVYTLIWEGDIPPGFEVLVAPVKAIFNHRRNEKLSAWMAADLAKRPVDRLIGFNKMPGLDVYYAADGCFEDKAQTLRGGLYRRWGRYRHFAEYERAVFAKDAHTEVLMISEVQQPLFIKHYGTPVERFHLLPPGISQDRRAPANAAEIRAEFRKEFNLGDDDLLLVQIGSGFKTKGVDRSLKALAALPSALRKRTRLMVIGQDDPKVFQLQSATLGLGDQVQFLKGRSDIPRFLLGADLLIHPAYNENTGTVLLEALVAGLPVLVSKVCGYAHYIAEADSGLVLDEPFEQEQLNGYLQRMLEDPQARASWSRNGLAFADSADLYSMPQHAADVILGQKTA; translated from the coding sequence ATGCAACTGGCTTTCGTGCTTTACAAATATTTCCCCTTCGGCGGGCTGCAGCGCGATTTCATGCGCATTGCCCTGGAATGCCAGAAGCGGGGCCACCAGATCCGTGTGTATACGCTGATCTGGGAGGGTGACATTCCGCCGGGCTTCGAAGTGCTGGTGGCGCCGGTGAAGGCGATTTTCAACCACCGCCGCAACGAGAAGCTCAGCGCCTGGATGGCCGCCGACCTGGCCAAGCGCCCGGTCGACCGCCTGATCGGCTTCAACAAGATGCCAGGGCTGGACGTGTACTACGCCGCCGACGGCTGCTTCGAAGACAAGGCGCAGACCCTGCGCGGTGGGCTGTACCGCCGCTGGGGCCGCTACCGGCACTTTGCCGAGTACGAGCGTGCGGTGTTTGCCAAGGACGCCCATACCGAAGTGCTGATGATTTCCGAAGTGCAGCAGCCGCTGTTCATCAAGCATTACGGCACCCCGGTAGAACGTTTCCACCTCCTGCCGCCAGGCATTTCCCAGGATCGCCGTGCGCCGGCCAATGCCGCCGAGATCCGCGCTGAGTTCCGCAAGGAATTCAACCTGGGGGATGACGACCTGCTGCTGGTGCAGATTGGCTCAGGCTTCAAGACCAAAGGCGTGGACCGCAGCCTCAAGGCACTGGCTGCGCTGCCGTCAGCCCTGCGCAAACGCACCAGGCTGATGGTGATCGGCCAGGACGACCCCAAGGTATTCCAGCTGCAAAGCGCTACCCTGGGCTTGGGCGACCAGGTGCAGTTTCTCAAGGGCCGCAGCGATATCCCGCGCTTCCTGCTGGGCGCCGACCTGCTGATTCACCCGGCGTACAACGAGAATACCGGTACGGTGCTGCTCGAAGCGTTGGTCGCCGGCTTGCCGGTGCTGGTGTCCAAGGTGTGCGGTTATGCCCACTACATTGCCGAGGCCGACAGCGGCCTGGTGCTGGACGAGCCGTTCGAACAAGAGCAGCTCAACGGCTATCTGCAGCGCATGCTCGAAGACCCGCAGGCGCGTGCCAGCTGGTCGCGCAATGGCCTGGCATTTGCTGATAGCGCCGATCTGTACAGCATGCCGCAGCATGCTGCCGACGTGATCCTGGGGCAAAAAACCGCATGA
- the waaC gene encoding lipopolysaccharide heptosyltransferase I: protein MRVLIIKTSSLGDVIHTLPALTDAAHAIPGIRFDWVVEEGFAEIPSWHPAVDQVIPVAIRRWRKNLWQTIKSGEWKAFKQRVRERKYDLVIDAQGLVKSAWLTRYVKAPVAGLDRYSAREGWASRFYDRPLSVATGQHAVERVRQLFAMALAYDLPEGIGNYGLDLDRLQLPPAAPYVVFLHGTTWATKHWPEAYWRELAERMGRRKLEVRLPWGNPAEKARAERIAQGLNNCQVLPKLNLAGVARVLAAAKACVAVDTGLGHLAAALDVPTLSLFGPTNPGLTGAYGRTQIHQASDWPCAPCLQKKCTYKPSADDLARFDLKREWPLCFTRLNPEHVASRLSALLLAEDVR from the coding sequence GTGCGGGTACTGATCATCAAGACCTCGTCGCTGGGGGATGTAATCCACACCCTGCCGGCGCTTACCGATGCCGCCCATGCCATTCCCGGCATCCGTTTCGATTGGGTGGTGGAAGAAGGCTTCGCCGAAATCCCCAGTTGGCACCCCGCGGTCGACCAGGTCATCCCGGTGGCGATCCGTCGCTGGCGCAAGAACCTCTGGCAAACCATCAAGAGTGGCGAGTGGAAGGCGTTCAAGCAGCGCGTGCGCGAGCGCAAGTACGACCTTGTGATCGACGCCCAGGGCCTGGTCAAGTCGGCCTGGTTGACCCGTTACGTGAAGGCACCCGTAGCCGGCCTGGACCGCTACTCGGCGCGCGAAGGCTGGGCCAGCCGCTTCTACGACCGACCTCTGTCGGTTGCCACCGGCCAGCACGCGGTGGAGCGGGTACGCCAACTGTTTGCCATGGCCCTGGCCTATGACCTGCCAGAAGGCATCGGCAACTACGGCCTGGACCTCGACCGCCTGCAACTGCCGCCGGCTGCGCCCTATGTGGTGTTCCTGCATGGCACCACCTGGGCGACCAAGCATTGGCCCGAAGCCTACTGGCGCGAACTGGCCGAGCGCATGGGCCGGCGCAAGCTGGAAGTGCGCCTGCCTTGGGGTAATCCGGCTGAGAAGGCGCGGGCCGAGCGAATTGCCCAAGGCTTGAACAACTGTCAGGTACTCCCCAAATTGAACCTTGCCGGCGTCGCTCGTGTTCTGGCGGCGGCAAAGGCCTGCGTGGCGGTCGATACCGGCCTTGGCCACCTGGCGGCGGCACTCGATGTGCCCACCCTTTCGCTGTTTGGCCCTACCAACCCGGGCCTGACTGGCGCCTACGGACGGACCCAGATTCACCAGGCCAGTGACTGGCCTTGCGCTCCCTGCCTGCAGAAGAAGTGCACCTACAAACCGAGCGCCGATGACCTGGCCCGGTTCGATCTGAAACGCGAGTGGCCGCTGTGCTTCACTCGCCTGAATCCCGAGCATGTGGCGAGCCGCTTGAGCGCGTTGCTGCTGGCTGAGGATGTCCGTTGA